A genomic stretch from Leptotrichia sp. HSP-536 includes:
- the opp4B gene encoding oligopeptide ABC transporter permease, with protein sequence MWKTVLRRILVMIPQLFILSLLIFVLAKLMPGDPFTGLITPQTDPAALEELRRKAGLLDPWHIQYVRWLKNAVSGNLGMSYTYNVPVKTLIGERAVNTFILSLLSLVLTYCIAIPLGMLAGRYQNSFLDKFVTFYNYVSYAIPTFVLSLIMIWFFGYTLGWFPTTGSVTAGLSTGTLGHILDKIYHIILPAITYALLGTTWIVQYLRNEVIDAKNLDYVKTAKSKGVPENKVYSRHIFRNSILPIAAFFGYSITGLLGGSIFIEKIFSYPGMGGLFVNSIITRDYSVVTALILLFGFLTLLGSLLSDIILSIVDPRIRIE encoded by the coding sequence ATGTGGAAAACAGTTTTACGAAGAATACTGGTTATGATACCGCAATTATTTATACTTAGTCTATTAATCTTTGTTCTGGCAAAACTTATGCCGGGAGATCCGTTTACTGGGCTGATTACACCACAGACTGATCCTGCGGCACTTGAAGAATTACGAAGAAAGGCAGGATTGCTGGATCCTTGGCATATTCAGTATGTAAGATGGCTAAAAAATGCCGTTTCTGGAAATTTGGGAATGAGCTACACTTATAATGTTCCTGTAAAGACGCTTATTGGGGAACGTGCAGTAAATACTTTTATTTTGTCGCTGCTTAGCCTTGTTTTGACATACTGCATTGCAATACCGCTTGGAATGCTTGCTGGACGTTATCAGAACTCATTTCTTGATAAATTTGTCACATTTTATAATTATGTGAGCTATGCGATTCCGACTTTTGTACTTTCGCTTATAATGATTTGGTTTTTTGGATATACACTTGGATGGTTTCCGACAACTGGATCGGTGACAGCTGGACTTAGTACTGGCACTTTAGGGCATATTTTGGACAAGATTTATCACATCATATTGCCTGCAATTACGTATGCGCTGCTGGGGACAACTTGGATTGTGCAGTATTTGAGAAATGAAGTGATTGATGCTAAGAATCTGGATTATGTGAAAACGGCGAAAAGTAAGGGAGTGCCAGAAAATAAGGTTTATTCTAGACATATTTTCAGAAATTCGATTTTACCGATTGCAGCGTTTTTTGGTTATTCGATAACAGGACTTCTGGGAGGTTCGATTTTTATTGAAAAAATATTCAGTTATCCTGGAATGGGAGGACTGTTTGTAAATTCAATTATAACACGGGATTACAGCGTTGTAACAGCATTAATACTGCTGTTTGGATTTTTAACATTGCTTGGAAGTTTACTTTCAGACATTATTCTTAGCATAGTTGATCCGAGAATTAGAATAGAGTAG
- the queA gene encoding tRNA preQ1(34) S-adenosylmethionine ribosyltransferase-isomerase QueA, producing MNISDFDFELPEELIAQHAVEPRDHSKLLVLNKTEKTLEHKKFYNIIDYLKKDDVLVINRTKVIPARLFGHKENGVILECFLLKRYDLYTWEVLLKPAKKLKIGQKLIFSDGILEAELLEIKQDGNRIIKFNFEGRFEEILDKLGEMPLPPYIMEKLENKDRYQTVYAKEGESVAAPTAGLHFTNELLEKIREKGITIAELFLDVGLGTFRPVQVENVLDHKMHSEKYRIPEETAKIINEAKEKGNRVIAVGTTSVRTLESSVDEAGKLKASEGNTNIFIYGDYKFKIVDAIITNFHLPKSTLIMLISAFGGKEFIFEAYKKAIEEKYRFYSFGDSMFIY from the coding sequence ATGAATATTTCAGATTTTGATTTTGAACTTCCCGAAGAACTGATAGCGCAGCATGCTGTTGAACCAAGGGATCATTCAAAATTATTAGTATTAAATAAAACAGAAAAAACTTTGGAACACAAAAAATTTTACAATATTATAGATTATTTAAAAAAAGATGACGTTTTGGTAATTAACCGTACAAAAGTTATTCCAGCAAGATTATTTGGACATAAGGAAAACGGAGTCATATTAGAGTGTTTTTTATTAAAAAGATATGATTTATACACTTGGGAAGTTTTACTTAAACCTGCCAAAAAATTAAAAATTGGACAGAAGCTTATATTTTCAGATGGAATTTTGGAAGCAGAACTTTTGGAAATTAAACAAGATGGAAATAGAATTATAAAATTTAATTTTGAAGGAAGATTTGAGGAAATTTTAGATAAACTGGGAGAAATGCCGCTTCCACCGTATATTATGGAAAAACTGGAGAACAAGGACAGATATCAAACTGTTTATGCAAAAGAAGGAGAATCTGTAGCAGCTCCAACTGCAGGGCTTCATTTTACAAATGAATTATTGGAAAAAATTCGTGAAAAGGGAATAACTATTGCAGAATTATTTTTAGATGTGGGACTTGGAACTTTTCGACCAGTACAGGTGGAAAATGTTTTAGATCATAAAATGCACAGTGAAAAATACCGAATACCAGAAGAAACGGCTAAAATTATTAACGAAGCAAAAGAAAAAGGGAATCGTGTAATTGCGGTAGGAACAACATCAGTAAGAACATTGGAATCTTCAGTGGATGAAGCTGGAAAATTAAAAGCATCAGAAGGAAATACAAATATTTTTATTTATGGAGATTATAAATTTAAAATTGTTGATGCAATAATTACAAATTTCCACTTGCCAAAATCAACTTTAATTATGTTAATTTCAGCATTTGGAGGAAAAGAATTTATTTTTGAGGCTTATAAAAAGGCTATTGAAGAGAAGTATAGATTTTATAGTTTTGGGGATTCAATGTTTATTTATTAA
- a CDS encoding ABC transporter permease: protein MSNNEILKENNEKAENFDEIKKSSKPTGISVIVREILKDKLALASLIILVILFGIIFIGSLFANQEEIMKISLLDKYAIPMKEGFWLGSDSGGRSILGQLILGARNSIIIGFTITILTSGIGIFFGLIAGYYGKWVDNVIMRIIDFITILPTLMIIIVFVTIVPKYTIATFVLIMSAFYWVGAARLIRSKALAESQKDYILASKTMGTKDFTIIFREILPNLSSIIIVELTLGFAGNIGIETGLSFLGFGLPLSTPSLGTLVGYAADPEVLSTKLWIWLPASILILIMMLCINYVGQALNRAADAKQRRG, encoded by the coding sequence ATGTCTAATAATGAAATTTTAAAGGAAAATAATGAAAAAGCAGAAAATTTTGATGAAATTAAGAAAAGCAGCAAGCCGACTGGAATTAGTGTTATTGTAAGAGAGATTTTAAAAGATAAATTGGCACTTGCTTCGCTTATTATTCTTGTGATTCTTTTTGGAATAATTTTTATCGGATCACTTTTTGCAAATCAAGAGGAAATTATGAAAATAAGCCTTTTAGATAAATATGCCATTCCTATGAAAGAGGGATTTTGGCTAGGCTCTGACTCTGGAGGGCGTTCAATATTGGGGCAGCTGATACTAGGTGCCAGAAACTCGATTATTATTGGCTTTACAATAACAATTCTGACATCAGGAATTGGGATATTTTTTGGACTGATTGCAGGATATTATGGAAAATGGGTGGATAACGTAATTATGAGAATTATCGATTTTATTACAATTTTGCCTACACTTATGATAATTATTGTGTTTGTAACCATTGTTCCAAAGTACACGATAGCAACTTTTGTGCTGATAATGAGTGCGTTTTACTGGGTTGGAGCAGCAAGGCTGATTAGAAGCAAGGCACTTGCGGAAAGTCAGAAAGATTATATTTTGGCTTCAAAGACTATGGGAACAAAGGATTTTACGATAATTTTCAGGGAAATACTGCCTAACTTGAGTTCAATTATAATTGTGGAATTGACATTAGGATTTGCTGGAAATATTGGAATTGAAACAGGGCTTAGTTTTCTTGGCTTTGGATTGCCGCTTTCTACTCCGAGCCTTGGGACATTGGTTGGTTATGCGGCAGATCCAGAAGTATTGTCAACAAAATTATGGATTTGGCTTCCAGCGTCAATATTAATTTTAATTATGATGCTGTGTATTAATTATGTCGGACAGGCTTTAAACAGAGCGGCTGACGCAAAACAGAGAAGAGGATAA
- a CDS encoding ATP-binding cassette domain-containing protein: MSFIEVKDLKVYYPIRGGFFNKVIDHVYAVDGVSFTIEKGKTYGLVGESGSGKSTIGKAIIGLEKIKNGKIIYESKEIDGKFRNRRSEYNRNVQMIFQDSLSSLNPKKRVIDLISEPLRNFENLTSDEEKRKVSELLEIVGMNREDIYKYPHEFSGGQRQRLGIARAVATKPKLIIADEPVSALDLSVQAQVLNYMKDIQEQFGLSYLFISHDLGVVKHMCDYMFIMYRGRFVETGTRNDIYKNPEHFYTKRLIAAIPEVHPEKRLENKKRRIEIEKEYLKNEKKYYDENGRVFDLKKLTDTHFVALKDEIMKNNGKGGK, translated from the coding sequence ATGAGTTTTATTGAAGTAAAGGACTTAAAGGTTTATTATCCTATTCGTGGGGGCTTTTTCAATAAAGTAATTGACCATGTGTATGCTGTAGATGGTGTCAGTTTTACGATTGAGAAAGGGAAGACTTATGGACTTGTGGGAGAATCGGGGTCTGGGAAGTCTACGATTGGGAAAGCTATAATTGGGCTGGAGAAAATAAAAAATGGAAAGATTATTTATGAAAGTAAGGAAATTGATGGAAAATTTCGGAATAGAAGAAGCGAATATAATAGAAATGTGCAGATGATTTTTCAAGATTCGCTGTCCAGCTTAAATCCTAAGAAGAGAGTGATTGACTTGATTTCTGAGCCTTTGAGAAATTTTGAGAATTTGACTTCAGATGAGGAAAAGAGAAAAGTTTCAGAACTGCTGGAAATTGTAGGAATGAACAGAGAAGATATTTACAAATATCCACATGAATTTTCTGGCGGACAGAGGCAGAGACTGGGAATTGCACGGGCTGTTGCGACAAAGCCTAAGCTAATTATTGCAGATGAGCCTGTGTCGGCACTTGATTTGTCAGTTCAGGCACAAGTTTTGAATTATATGAAGGACATTCAGGAGCAGTTTGGGCTTAGTTATCTCTTTATTTCCCACGATCTGGGAGTTGTAAAGCATATGTGCGATTATATGTTTATAATGTATCGTGGAAGGTTTGTAGAAACTGGGACAAGAAATGATATTTATAAAAATCCTGAACATTTTTATACAAAGCGTCTAATTGCGGCAATTCCAGAAGTACATCCTGAAAAAAGGCTGGAGAATAAAAAAAGAAGGATAGAAATTGAAAAGGAATATTTGAAAAATGAAAAAAAATATTATGATGAAAATGGACGTGTCTTTGATTTGAAAAAATTGACAGATACCCATTTTGTCGCTCTTAAAGATGAGATAATGAAAAATAACGGAAAAGGGGGAAAATAA